A section of the Thermodesulfobacteriota bacterium genome encodes:
- a CDS encoding DUF4384 domain-containing protein, with protein MRYLFRSIFIVFFLISLPAASFASFSSYPPTWINDHQNGSLKQAGLYHGVSFADFKGDTPGYDDIRLAKDRALDELCCQLSVSVKSQFKENFCQQGNFDEQHVASSLFVSTRKTLSGIIQKAKWTDSKKHRYWVLVVIDKKSADRQVKQQKFINEVVDRLENRQDEILKGTKEIANILNRNMKAFDDRMVQLQDLLKTIEKKTDASGESTRKEYADIRSQIEQLEKTKKQHLSQIENTQQQQSQKIDELISQNKEFKNLLNKIAGSIKNDYFLALTDDDVKHSGENRSFKVRIESDKGQGADYYNGEKIKFKIRASRDCYIKVIYLSCVGKGRKTQTINTLLFPNVHDQNNRVRAGETKVIGKLGELEVQAPFGKDVITVIASEKQFTDIKETLRKAVDGYYSKTVSSTRGAVAFRGVGVVQPANLPVGAQHQGTTAATHIATDTCFIVSHTK; from the coding sequence ATGAGATATCTATTTCGCTCGATATTCATTGTGTTTTTTCTGATCAGCCTGCCGGCCGCCTCTTTTGCCTCCTTTTCGTCCTATCCGCCGACCTGGATAAATGACCACCAGAACGGATCACTAAAGCAGGCTGGTCTTTACCATGGAGTCAGCTTTGCAGATTTTAAGGGCGATACGCCCGGATATGATGATATCCGGCTGGCTAAAGACCGCGCCCTGGATGAGCTTTGCTGTCAGCTTTCGGTTTCCGTCAAATCACAGTTTAAAGAGAACTTTTGCCAGCAAGGCAACTTTGATGAACAGCATGTGGCTTCATCTCTTTTCGTAAGTACCAGAAAGACTTTGTCCGGGATAATACAAAAAGCCAAATGGACCGACAGCAAAAAACACCGTTACTGGGTTCTGGTTGTGATCGATAAAAAGAGTGCGGATCGACAGGTAAAACAGCAAAAGTTCATCAATGAAGTGGTGGATCGGCTGGAAAACAGGCAGGATGAGATTTTAAAAGGAACCAAAGAAATAGCCAATATTTTAAACCGGAATATGAAAGCCTTTGACGACCGGATGGTCCAGCTGCAAGATCTTTTGAAAACAATTGAAAAAAAGACAGATGCGTCAGGGGAGAGTACCAGAAAGGAATATGCAGATATTCGCAGCCAGATCGAACAGCTTGAAAAAACAAAAAAACAACATCTAAGCCAAATAGAAAATACCCAGCAACAGCAAAGTCAAAAGATAGATGAGCTGATCAGTCAGAACAAAGAATTTAAAAATCTATTAAACAAAATAGCAGGAAGCATAAAAAACGATTATTTTTTAGCTCTCACTGATGATGATGTAAAGCACAGTGGGGAAAACCGCAGTTTCAAGGTAAGAATTGAATCTGACAAAGGACAGGGAGCCGATTACTATAATGGCGAAAAGATAAAATTTAAAATAAGGGCCTCCAGGGACTGCTACATCAAGGTCATATACCTGTCATGTGTCGGCAAAGGCCGCAAGACCCAAACCATAAACACCCTCCTTTTCCCCAACGTTCACGACCAAAACAACAGAGTAAGGGCTGGGGAGACAAAAGTTATAGGCAAACTGGGTGAACTGGAAGTCCAGGCGCCCTTCGGCAAAGATGTGATTACCGTCATAGCATCGGAAAAGCAGTTTACGGATATAAAAGAAACTTTACGAAAAGCCGTAGACGGCTATTACTCGAAAACCGTTTCCAGCACCCGCGGGGCTGTGGCATTTAGAGGGGTTGGGGTGGTGCAGCCGGCAAATCTGCCGGTCGGGGCTCAGCACCAAGGAACGACCGCTGCCACTCATATAGCTACGGATACCTGCTTCATTGTCAGCCATACTAAATAG